Proteins encoded within one genomic window of Amycolatopsis sp. 2-15:
- a CDS encoding SCO6745 family protein has translation MGEAAEAAKKFKGTFDTLHSLIYFVPEAEEHLTAAGLRPGRMTYFASRSAPMGAVKADVVAATFYNFNPEIIERHIPCAWTLATPEQITEARFNAVDAALSRLLGDEIHAETTAEAAELAREATDGCRPEGRALYAGHASLAWPEKPHLVLWHALTLMREHRGDAHVAALMLHGLDGLAALVTHVASGAGFTPDMAKSTRGWSDEQWDAEVARLANQGVIGPDGDLTDKGTDLRERVEAATNAASEGPWRHLGEEKSTRLAELCRPLSRAVVKAGAFPRAMTASR, from the coding sequence ATGGGCGAAGCAGCCGAAGCGGCGAAGAAGTTCAAGGGCACCTTCGACACCCTCCACTCCCTGATCTACTTCGTCCCCGAAGCCGAAGAGCACCTCACCGCCGCGGGGTTGCGGCCCGGGCGTATGACCTACTTCGCCAGCCGTTCGGCGCCGATGGGAGCGGTAAAAGCCGACGTGGTGGCCGCGACGTTCTACAACTTCAACCCCGAGATCATCGAGCGGCACATCCCGTGCGCGTGGACGCTCGCCACGCCCGAACAAATCACCGAAGCCCGCTTCAACGCGGTAGACGCCGCTCTCAGCCGGCTCCTCGGCGACGAGATCCACGCCGAAACCACCGCCGAAGCCGCCGAGCTCGCGCGCGAAGCCACGGACGGCTGCCGCCCGGAAGGCCGAGCCCTCTACGCCGGCCACGCGAGCCTCGCCTGGCCCGAAAAGCCCCACCTCGTCCTCTGGCACGCCCTCACGCTCATGCGCGAGCACCGCGGCGACGCCCACGTCGCCGCCCTCATGCTCCACGGCCTCGACGGCCTGGCCGCCCTCGTCACCCACGTCGCGAGCGGTGCCGGCTTCACGCCCGACATGGCCAAGAGCACGCGCGGCTGGAGCGACGAGCAGTGGGACGCCGAGGTCGCCCGCCTGGCGAACCAGGGTGTCATCGGCCCCGACGGCGACCTCACGGACAAAGGCACCGACCTCCGCGAGCGCGTCGAGGCGGCCACGAACGCCGCTTCCGAAGGCCCCTGGCGGCACCTGGGTGAGGAAAAATCCACCCGCCTCGCCGAGTTGTGCCGGCCGCTGAGCCGCGCTGTCGTGAAGGCCGGCGCGTTCCCCCGGGCGATGACCGCGTCCCGATAA
- the sfnG gene encoding dimethylsulfone monooxygenase SfnG codes for MSVPDLHEPLKFAYWVPNVSGGLVTSDIEQRTDWGYEYNKQLAVLAENNGFEYALTQVRYTASYGAAYQHESTGFSLALLLATQRLKVIAAIHPGLWHPGVLAKFVASADVISGGRAAINVVSGWFKDEFTKLGEPWLEHDERYRRTEEFITAVRELWTNDHAEFGGDFYRIHDFDIKPKPEVSPGRPHPEIFQGGNSTAARKVAGRVSDWYFSNGKDYDGFTEQVEDVRAIANGRTVRFGLNGFVIARESAAEAEAVFREIIEKADRPAVEGFRSAVAQAGKSTADNKGMWADSEFKDLVQYNDGFRTQLIGTPEHIADRAIEYKKRGANLLLLGFLHYLEDVEYFGKNVLPVIREKERELAELSA; via the coding sequence ATGTCCGTCCCAGACCTGCACGAGCCCCTGAAGTTCGCCTACTGGGTCCCGAACGTGAGCGGCGGCCTGGTCACCAGCGACATCGAGCAGCGCACCGACTGGGGGTACGAGTACAACAAGCAGCTCGCCGTCCTGGCCGAGAACAACGGCTTCGAGTACGCGCTCACCCAAGTCCGCTACACCGCCAGCTACGGCGCCGCCTACCAGCACGAATCCACCGGCTTCAGCCTCGCGCTGCTGCTGGCCACGCAGCGGCTCAAGGTGATCGCCGCGATCCACCCCGGGCTGTGGCACCCCGGCGTGCTCGCGAAGTTCGTCGCGAGCGCCGACGTGATCTCCGGCGGGCGCGCGGCGATCAACGTCGTCAGCGGCTGGTTCAAGGACGAGTTCACCAAGCTGGGCGAACCGTGGCTCGAACACGACGAGCGCTACCGCCGCACGGAGGAGTTCATCACCGCCGTGCGCGAGCTCTGGACGAACGACCACGCCGAGTTCGGCGGCGACTTCTACCGCATCCACGACTTCGACATCAAGCCCAAACCTGAGGTCTCCCCCGGCCGGCCGCACCCGGAGATCTTCCAGGGCGGCAACTCCACGGCCGCGCGCAAGGTCGCCGGCCGCGTGTCCGACTGGTACTTCAGCAACGGCAAGGACTACGACGGGTTCACCGAACAGGTCGAAGACGTCCGCGCCATCGCGAACGGCCGCACTGTCCGCTTCGGACTCAACGGGTTCGTCATCGCGCGCGAATCGGCCGCCGAGGCCGAAGCCGTATTTCGCGAGATCATCGAGAAGGCCGACCGGCCCGCCGTCGAAGGCTTCCGTTCCGCGGTCGCGCAGGCCGGGAAGTCCACGGCGGACAACAAGGGCATGTGGGCCGACTCCGAGTTCAAGGACCTCGTGCAGTACAACGACGGTTTCCGCACCCAGCTCATCGGCACGCCGGAACACATCGCCGACCGCGCCATCGAATACAAGAAGCGCGGCGCGAACCTGCTGCTGCTCGGTTTCCTGCACTACCTCGAGGACGTCGAGTACTTCGGGAAGAACGTGCTGCCTGTGATCCGCGAGAAGGAACGAGAACTCGCTGAATTGTCTGCCTAG
- a CDS encoding SLC13 family permease, with translation MVRPRGLPEAVAAVPVAGVVLAIGLTTPQAAWDRVVEILPTMGFLAAILLVSHLAAIDGVFIWLGSRLAEVCRGEPKRLLVLTFVAAAGVTAVLSLDATVVLLTPVVLATAEGLRLESKPHVYACAHLANSASTLLPVSNLTNLLAFAASGLTFAGFTALMALPWLVMILIELAIFSRFFNRDLAGPCSTEKPQHREPPVFALVVLGVMLVGFGVGQLVHVEPVWVAALAALVLSARALAERKIKPWQVVTEASPMLVLFVLGLAITVEAVDEHGLGGALKAFLPTTAALPELLLTTAIAAVLANLVNNLPATLILLSVLGDHPNTGVLLAVLIGVNVGPNATYLGSLATLLWRRVLARHGHTPRAREFTALGALTTPVSLAAATTALWLVLP, from the coding sequence ATGGTGCGCCCGCGCGGGCTGCCCGAGGCGGTCGCCGCGGTGCCCGTCGCGGGGGTGGTGCTCGCGATCGGGCTCACGACGCCGCAAGCCGCGTGGGACCGGGTCGTCGAGATCCTGCCGACGATGGGGTTCCTGGCCGCGATCCTGCTCGTCAGCCACCTCGCCGCGATCGATGGCGTGTTCATCTGGCTGGGCAGCCGGCTGGCCGAGGTGTGCCGGGGTGAGCCCAAACGGCTGCTCGTGCTCACCTTCGTCGCGGCGGCCGGGGTGACGGCGGTGCTGAGCCTCGACGCCACCGTCGTCCTGCTCACGCCCGTCGTGCTGGCCACGGCGGAGGGGCTCAGGCTCGAGTCGAAGCCCCACGTCTACGCGTGCGCCCACCTCGCCAACTCGGCCTCGACGCTGCTGCCCGTCTCCAACCTGACCAACCTGCTCGCCTTCGCGGCGTCCGGGCTCACGTTCGCCGGATTCACCGCGCTGATGGCGCTGCCCTGGCTGGTCATGATCCTGATCGAGCTGGCCATCTTTTCGAGGTTTTTCAACCGCGACCTGGCCGGCCCCTGCAGCACCGAAAAGCCGCAGCACCGCGAGCCGCCGGTGTTCGCGCTCGTCGTGCTCGGCGTGATGCTCGTCGGTTTCGGTGTGGGCCAGCTCGTGCACGTGGAACCGGTCTGGGTCGCCGCGCTGGCGGCGCTCGTGCTCAGCGCGCGAGCGCTGGCCGAGCGCAAGATCAAGCCGTGGCAAGTGGTCACGGAAGCGTCGCCGATGCTGGTGCTGTTCGTGCTCGGCCTGGCCATCACGGTGGAAGCCGTCGACGAACACGGGCTCGGCGGCGCCCTCAAGGCCTTCCTGCCGACGACGGCGGCGCTCCCCGAGCTGCTGCTCACCACCGCCATCGCGGCCGTGCTGGCGAACCTCGTCAACAACCTGCCCGCGACGTTGATCCTGCTGTCCGTGCTGGGCGACCACCCGAACACGGGCGTACTGCTAGCTGTGCTGATCGGCGTGAACGTCGGGCCGAACGCGACCTACCTCGGCTCCCTGGCGACCCTGCTGTGGCGGCGCGTGCTGGCCCGCCACGGGCACACGCCGCGCGCGCGGGAGTTCACGGCGCTGGGCGCGTTGACCACACCCGTCTCCCTCGCCGCGGCGACCACCGCGTTGTGGCTGGTGCTGCCGTGA